One Miscanthus floridulus cultivar M001 chromosome 11, ASM1932011v1, whole genome shotgun sequence DNA window includes the following coding sequences:
- the LOC136491058 gene encoding UDP-xylose transporter 1-like isoform X2: MSAGFQLGVIGSLALSVASSVAIVICNKALISTLGFPFATTLTSWHLMVTFCTLHVAQRLHFFEPKAIDGQTVILFGLLNGTSIGLLNLSLGFNSIGFYQMTKLAIIPFTVLLETIFLKKRFSESIKLSLLVLLLGVGIASVTDLKLNLLGSVLSGLAIATTCVGQILTNTIQKRLKVSSTQLLYQSAPYQAAILFATGPFVDQLLTNRSVFAHKYSAPVLGFIVLSCLIAVSVNFSTFLVIGTTSPVTYQVLGHLKTCLVLSFGYTLLHDPFTLRNALGILIAIFGMALYSYFSVREGKKKSANDALPVSQMPDKEAEPLLATKDSNDTKKANGLSHDC, translated from the exons ATGTCAGCTGGTTTCCAGCTTGGTGTGATCGGATCACTTGCACTCTCTGTTGCATCTTCAGTTGCCATTGTCATCTGCAACAAAGCTCTCATCAGCACACTTGGTTTTCCATTCG CTACAACATTAACAAGCTGGCATCTGATGGTGACCTTCTGCACCCTCCATGTGGCACAGCGCTTACATTTCTTCGAGCCCAAGGCAATTGATGGACAGACAGTGATACTCTTTGGGTTGCTGAATGGCACGTCAATTGGCCTTCTCAACCTGAGTTTAGGATTCAACTCCATTGGATTCTACCAG ATGACAAAATTGGCGATCATACCTTTCACTGTGCTATTGGAGACTATCTTCTTGAAGAAAAGATTCAG CGAGAGTATCAAGCTTTCTCTTCTGGTCTTACTTCTTGGAGTAGGAATTGCTTCAGTTACTGATCTCAAGCTAAATCTGCTTGGGTCCGTCCTTTCTGGCCTCGCCATTGCCACCACTTGTGTTGGCCAAATT CTCACAAATACGATACAGAAGAGGTTGAAGGTCTCCTCAACGCAGCTTCTGTACCAATCTGCGCCTTACCAGGCGGCAATTCTGTTTGCAACTGGTCCTTTTGTGGATCAACTCCTTACTAACCGGAGTGTCTTTGCACACAAATACTCTGCTCCAGTTCTG GGTTTCATTGTCCTATCTTGCTTGATTGCGGTGTCTGTGAACTTCAGTACATTTCTTGTGATTGGAACAACATCCCCAGTGACATACCAGGTGCTTGGTCACCTTAAGACATGTCTGGTTCTATCATTTGGCTACACTCTATTACATGATCCTTTCACTCTAAGGAACGCATTGGGCATTCTAATTGCCATATTTGGGATGGCACTGTACTCCTACTTCTCTGTAAGAGAGGGCAAGAAGAAGTCAGCAAATGATGCTCTGCCAGTTTCACag ATGCCAGATAAGGAGGCTGAACCACTTTTGGCAACTAAAGACAGCAACGACACCAAGAAAGCAAATGGTTTATCTCACGACTGCTAA
- the LOC136491058 gene encoding UDP-xylose transporter 1-like isoform X1: MNLICLYFLKFSMHTLDYSLQIWIQKTSRQAEKHQLVKMSAGFQLGVIGSLALSVASSVAIVICNKALISTLGFPFATTLTSWHLMVTFCTLHVAQRLHFFEPKAIDGQTVILFGLLNGTSIGLLNLSLGFNSIGFYQMTKLAIIPFTVLLETIFLKKRFSESIKLSLLVLLLGVGIASVTDLKLNLLGSVLSGLAIATTCVGQILTNTIQKRLKVSSTQLLYQSAPYQAAILFATGPFVDQLLTNRSVFAHKYSAPVLGFIVLSCLIAVSVNFSTFLVIGTTSPVTYQVLGHLKTCLVLSFGYTLLHDPFTLRNALGILIAIFGMALYSYFSVREGKKKSANDALPVSQMPDKEAEPLLATKDSNDTKKANGLSHDC; encoded by the exons ATGAACTTGATATGCCTTTATTTTCTCAAGTTTAGTATGCATACCTTAGACTACTCTTTACAGATTTGGATTCAGAAGACATCAAGACAAGCAGAGAAACACCAGTTGGTCAAGATGTCAGCTGGTTTCCAGCTTGGTGTGATCGGATCACTTGCACTCTCTGTTGCATCTTCAGTTGCCATTGTCATCTGCAACAAAGCTCTCATCAGCACACTTGGTTTTCCATTCG CTACAACATTAACAAGCTGGCATCTGATGGTGACCTTCTGCACCCTCCATGTGGCACAGCGCTTACATTTCTTCGAGCCCAAGGCAATTGATGGACAGACAGTGATACTCTTTGGGTTGCTGAATGGCACGTCAATTGGCCTTCTCAACCTGAGTTTAGGATTCAACTCCATTGGATTCTACCAG ATGACAAAATTGGCGATCATACCTTTCACTGTGCTATTGGAGACTATCTTCTTGAAGAAAAGATTCAG CGAGAGTATCAAGCTTTCTCTTCTGGTCTTACTTCTTGGAGTAGGAATTGCTTCAGTTACTGATCTCAAGCTAAATCTGCTTGGGTCCGTCCTTTCTGGCCTCGCCATTGCCACCACTTGTGTTGGCCAAATT CTCACAAATACGATACAGAAGAGGTTGAAGGTCTCCTCAACGCAGCTTCTGTACCAATCTGCGCCTTACCAGGCGGCAATTCTGTTTGCAACTGGTCCTTTTGTGGATCAACTCCTTACTAACCGGAGTGTCTTTGCACACAAATACTCTGCTCCAGTTCTG GGTTTCATTGTCCTATCTTGCTTGATTGCGGTGTCTGTGAACTTCAGTACATTTCTTGTGATTGGAACAACATCCCCAGTGACATACCAGGTGCTTGGTCACCTTAAGACATGTCTGGTTCTATCATTTGGCTACACTCTATTACATGATCCTTTCACTCTAAGGAACGCATTGGGCATTCTAATTGCCATATTTGGGATGGCACTGTACTCCTACTTCTCTGTAAGAGAGGGCAAGAAGAAGTCAGCAAATGATGCTCTGCCAGTTTCACag ATGCCAGATAAGGAGGCTGAACCACTTTTGGCAACTAAAGACAGCAACGACACCAAGAAAGCAAATGGTTTATCTCACGACTGCTAA
- the LOC136491047 gene encoding pentatricopeptide repeat-containing protein At3g53360, mitochondrial-like, whose product MQNPSGTILQLYHAGRLSAALRAFESLPSSLASASAPDRLSPAAYAALVAACSRLRSLPQGRLVHRHLLASSARDPYLAHNTILSNHLITMYGRCAAPDSARVVFDGMLDRNPVSWAAVIAAHAQNSRCADAMGLFSSMLRSGTMPDQFALGSAVRACAELGDLGLGRQVHAQAIKSENGSDLIVQNALVTMYSKCGSVGDGFALFERIRDKDLISWGSIIAGLAQQGCEMDALQIFREMIAEGMHHPNEFHFGGVFRACSVVVNSLEYGEQIHGLSVKYMLDRDSYAGCSLSDMYARCNKLDSARKVFYRIESPDLVSWNSLINAFSAEGLLSEAMVLFSEMRDSGLRPDGITVMALLCACVGCDALHQGRSIHSYLVKLGLGGDVMVCNSLLSMYARCLDFPSAMDVFHETHDRDIVTWNSILTACVQHQHLEDVFKLFSLLHRSMPSLDRISLNNVLSASAELGYFEMVKQVHAYAFKVGLVGDAMLSNGLIDTYAKCGSLDDANKLFEIMGTSRDVFSWSSLIVGYAQFGYAKEALDLFARMRNLGVKPNHVTFVGVLTACSRVGLVDEGCYYYSIMEPEYGIVPTRGHCSCVLDLLARAGRLSEAAKFVDQMPFEPDIIMWKTLLAASRTHNDVEMGKRAAEGVLNIDPSHSAAYVLLCNIYASSGNWNEFARLKKDMRTSGVQKSPGKSWIKLKGELKVFIVEDRSHPESDEMYTMLELIGLEMVKAGYIPELSCHSCKYVSSDHTYYDLLSEEMLAEYG is encoded by the coding sequence ATGCAGAATCCCAGCGGAACCATCCTCCAGCTCTACCACGCGGGCCGGCTTTCCGCCGCGCTCCGGGCCTTCGAGTCGCTCCCCTCCTCGCTCGCATCCGCATCCGCCCCCGACCGTCTCTCCCCCGCTGCCTATGCCGCGCTCGTCGCGGCCTGCTCCCGCCTCCGCTCCCTCCCGCAGGGGCGCCTTGTCCACCGTCACCTCCTTGCCTCCTCCGCTAGGGACCCATACCTCGCTCACAACACCATTCTCAGCAACCACCTCATCACCATGTACGGACGCTGCGCCGCCCCAGACTCTGCCCGCGTGGTGTTCGACGGGATGCTCGACAGGAACCCCGTCTCCTGGGCCGCCGTTATCGCGGCGCATGCGCAGAACAGCCGTTGCGCCGACGCCATGGGCCTCTTCTCCTCCATGCTGCGGTCAGGGACCATGCCCGACCAGTTTGCACTTGGCAGTGCGGTCCGCGCGTGCGCGGAGCTTGGGGACTTGGGCCTAGGGAGGCAGGTGCATGCGCAGGCCATAAAATCGGAGAACGGAAGTGACCTGATCGTGCAGAACGCACTCGTCACCATGTACTCCAAGTGCGGCTCAGTTGGGGATGGATTCGCGCTCTTTGAGAGGATTAGGGACAAAGATTTGATCTCATGGGGGTCAATTATTGCCGGGCTTGCACAGCAAGGTTGTGAAATGGACGCACTACAAATTTTCAGGGAGATGATTGCTGAGGGCATGCATCACCCCAACGAGTTCCATTTTGGGGGCGTCTTTAGGGCCTGCTCTGTTGTTGTTAACAGTTTGGAGTATGGGGAGCAGATTCATGGTTTATCTGTCAAGTATATGTTGGACCGCGATTCATATGCAGGTTGCTCATTAAGTGACATGTATGCCCGTTGCAATAAGCTTGACTCGGCAAGGAAGGTGTTTTACAGAATTGAGTCACCTGATTTGGTTTCTTGGAATTCCTTAATAAATGCTTTCTCTGCTGAGGGGCTCCTTAGTGAGGCTATGGTCCTGTTCTCTGAGATGAGAGATTCTGGTCTGAGGCCTGATGGTATCACTGTTATGGCTTTGTTATGTGCGTGTGTTGGCTGTGATGCTTTACATCAAGGTAGATCCATCCACTCGTACTTGGTCAAATTAGGTTTAGGCGGGGATGTTATGGTATGCAATTCTTTACTCAGCATGTATGCAAGGTGTTTGGATTTCCCCTCTGCAATGGATGTCTTTCACGAGACACATGATCGTGATATTGTCACCTGGAACAGCATTCTTACTGCTTGTGTGCAGCACCAGCATCTGGAAGATGTATTTAAGTTATTCAGCCTCTTGCACAGATCAATGCCAAGTCTGGATAGGATCAGTCTAAACAATGTTTTGAGTGCTTCTGCTGAGCTGGGTTACTTTGAAATGGTCAAACAGGTTCATGCATATGCCTTCAAGGTTGGACTGGTGGGTGATGCAATGCTAAGTAATGGTCTGATTGACACTTATGCTAAATGTGGAAGTTTAGATGATGCCAACAAGCTCTTTGAAATAATGGGCACCAGCCGTGATGTATTCTCTTGGAGCAGCTTGATTGTTGGTTATGCCCAATTTGGTTATGCAAAGGAAGCACTTGATTTATTTGCCAGGATGAGAAACCTTGGAGTCAAGCCAAATCATGTAACCTTTGTTGGTGTCCTCACAGCATGCAGTCGTGTAGGACTTGTTGATGAAGGCTGCTATTACTACAGTATTATGGAACCTGAATATGGCATTGTCCCAACGAGAGGGCATTGCTCATGTGTCCTTGATTTGTTGGCACGTGCTGGGAGACTAAGTGAGGCGGCAAAGTTTGTTGATCAAATGCCATTTGAACCTGATATTATAATGTGGAAGACTCTGCTAGCCGCTAGCAGAACACATAATGATGTCGAGATGGGGAAGAGGGCAgcagaaggtgttttaaatattGATCCTTCTCATTCAGCAGCCTATGTCCTTTTGTGCAACATATATGCTTCATCTGGCAATTGGAATGAGTTTGCAAGATTGAAGAAGGATATGAGAACCAGCGGAGTCCAGAAATCACCTGGGAAGAGTTGGATTAAACTCAAGGGCGAGCTGAAAGTCTTTATTGTGGAAGACAGATCGCACCCAGAGTCTGATGAAATGTACACAATGCTGGAGCTAATTGGATTGGAAATGGTAAAAGCGGGTTATATCCCAGAACTTTCATGTCACTCATGTAAATATGTTAGTTCTGACCACACATATTATGATTTGCTGAGCGAAGAAATGTTAGCTGAATATGGTTGA